In the genome of Candidatus Ornithobacterium hominis, the window AATCACGGGTGCCAATGCAAAAAAAGATAAGCAAGTTAAGTTCTTCAATGTTGCGTTCAGCCAATACGCCAAAATCGAAAATGACTTTCGATTTTTCCACAAAATCAGTTCGCACAGCAGCATTGCTTCGCGCCTAATTGCTGGGGTAGCTTATCCTTATGGTAATTCTTTAGAAATCCCATTTTCAAAGCAGTTTTTTGCAGGCGGCAGCAGCAGTATTCGGGCATTCCGTGCCAGGACTTTAGGCCCTGGGAGCTTTGATTCTAGGAACAATCAAAACACCTTTTTCTATGACCAGACAGGTGATATAAAATTGGAATTAAATACAGAATTTCGCTTTCCGGTTTATAAATTCGTTCATGCAGCCTTATTTGCAGATGCAGGGAACGTTTGGCTCGTAAACAAAAATGCAGAACGCCCGGGCGGAGAGTTTACCAAAAATTTTATCAAAGAAATTGCCGTAGGTGCGGGCGTGGGCTTGAGATTAGATTTCTCTGTGCTGGTATTGCGCTTGGACTTAGCCACTCCTGTTAGAAAACCTTACTTAGAAGAAGGCAAACGCTGGATGTTTGATAAAATTAATTTTAATGACAAGAATTGGAGAAAAGATAATTTAATTCTAAACATTGCCATCGGGTATCCTTTTTAATTTTTTTTTAAAGGCTTAAAAAATTTTTACCCCAATTTTTCTTTTCAATCATTATATTCGGAAAACTATGAATTACATTGAATATCATTTTATAACTCGCCCCGCACAACCGTGGACAGAAATTTTAATCGCTCGGCTGAGTGAAATAGAATTTGAAAGCTTTGAAGAAACACCAGAAGGTTTCAAGGCTTATATTTTACAAGATTTTGACGATGAAAGCTTTGTGCAAGAAATCCTTGGAGAAACTGATGAAGCGCAAATCAGTTATGAAAAAAAGAAAATTGAACCTGTGAATTGGAACGAGGAATGGGAGAAGAACTTTCATCCTGTAAATGTAGATGACCAATGCTACATTCGAGCAGAATTTCATGCCCCCCATCCTACTTCGCTTTATGAAATTATCATTCAGCCCAAAATGTCTTTTGGTACAGGACATCATGAGACAACGCATCTCATGGTACAATATATTCTAGAAAAAGATTTCACCAAGAAAAGTTTGCTAGACATGGGCACAGGGACTGGCGTTTTGGCTATTCTCGCTAAAATGAAAAAAGCACAGCACGTCGTGGGTATTGATATTGACGAGTGGTCGTATGAAAATGCGAAAGAAAATGCTGCAAGAAATCATGTTGCTATTGAGTTTTTAAAAGGCGGTGCAGAGAGCATTCCTGCAGAAAAATTTGATTTTGTTCTAGCCAATATCAATCGAAATATTTTGATGCAAGATATGAATTTCTACCTGCATGCGCTGAAAAATGATGGCATTTTGCTCTTGAGTGGCTTACTAGATTCTGATGAAAAAATAATGATTAATTTTGTAGAAAATTTTGGCTTACAATTTGTTTCCACCAAATACCGTAACGATTGGATTGCCTTAGAATTTAAAAAAAATGAAGATTAATTTTCAACATAAAACGGAAAAAGAAATAGACGTTCTTTCATTAGAAAAAGAATTAAATAAAATTATCCTTTACAATGATGACATCAATACGTTTGATCACGTCATAGAAAGTCTGATTCACGTTTGTGAGCACAATGAATTACAGGCCGAGCAGTGTGCTATGATTGTACACTATAACGGCCGATGTGATGTGAAAAGTGGTTCGTACGAAGATTTAAAACCCCGATGTTCTGCTTTACTAGAACGTGGTTTATCGGCAGAGATTGTCTAGATGAGTTGTATTCTCGCTATCGATTACGGCAAAGTACGCACGGGTTTAGCCATCACAGACCCGCTGCAAATCATTGCTAG includes:
- the prmA gene encoding 50S ribosomal protein L11 methyltransferase, which produces MNYIEYHFITRPAQPWTEILIARLSEIEFESFEETPEGFKAYILQDFDDESFVQEILGETDEAQISYEKKKIEPVNWNEEWEKNFHPVNVDDQCYIRAEFHAPHPTSLYEIIIQPKMSFGTGHHETTHLMVQYILEKDFTKKSLLDMGTGTGVLAILAKMKKAQHVVGIDIDEWSYENAKENAARNHVAIEFLKGGAESIPAEKFDFVLANINRNILMQDMNFYLHALKNDGILLLSGLLDSDEKIMINFVENFGLQFVSTKYRNDWIALEFKKNED
- a CDS encoding ATP-dependent Clp protease adaptor ClpS — translated: MKINFQHKTEKEIDVLSLEKELNKIILYNDDINTFDHVIESLIHVCEHNELQAEQCAMIVHYNGRCDVKSGSYEDLKPRCSALLERGLSAEIV